A genomic region of Candidatus Delongbacteria bacterium contains the following coding sequences:
- a CDS encoding sigma 54-interacting transcriptional regulator — MKCLESYRDFFEGSAGFRLFGERKFKLALEVLENEIQRDADRRMREYARFYAAQCHFVLGNYPAARRYLLQTNKWAGRAEERPMRMACVFNLAVVEVACGNREKGLGIYDKFRTLYENRLLPYDRCMLLLNLGLTHTQLKQYGDAQLCLDQARVLADELEDAHLLTYTLYYTGILANRQGDLNRSREFSELAVATAEASGCSYDICRSHWQLGNQHLRAGKYDMALKSLKKSIRIAKQAGYQVETAKCLNDFAWAYFKTGKLAEAKSYAEEAIITGRDAGMDADSARFLDTLEQISAHINDFYEEEKLIAELERESARDFEIVGYSEAISIVTQAIRTFGPCNDPILILGETGTGKELVTRALFDASPRHKGMFFKRNCAAIPENLIESELFGHVKGAFTGATSDRKGIFEQADGGVLFLDEIGEMPLNLQSKLLRVLEYGEFYRLGSPDLIKVDVRIFAATNKDLADEVRAGNFREDLYYRLNTIRIDLPPLRERREDIAVLVNHFLFALNEEYDKYYKVLTTDALQTLESYNFAGNIRELKNIIRAAYLTSKGRQITAEDVQRYFQKPSRRQVAQTQTAAPVLDLELDEEDDTTASHAPARDEKNVVPFENRELVDQTSLKEHVLSAERDYLLKILKQCDSVNKACSVLKISRPTFYQKLKSHGISLSNKRLV, encoded by the coding sequence ATGAAATGCCTCGAATCATATCGGGATTTCTTCGAAGGCTCCGCCGGCTTCCGCCTCTTTGGTGAGCGGAAGTTCAAGCTGGCCCTTGAGGTCCTGGAAAATGAAATCCAGCGGGACGCCGACCGCCGCATGCGCGAATATGCCCGCTTTTATGCGGCGCAGTGCCACTTCGTGCTGGGCAACTATCCCGCCGCGCGGCGCTACCTGCTGCAAACCAACAAATGGGCCGGGCGCGCCGAAGAACGCCCGATGCGCATGGCCTGTGTCTTCAATCTGGCCGTGGTCGAAGTGGCCTGCGGAAATCGCGAGAAGGGGCTTGGCATCTACGACAAGTTCCGCACACTCTACGAGAACCGTCTGCTGCCCTACGATCGCTGCATGCTGCTGTTGAACCTGGGCCTGACTCACACCCAGCTCAAGCAGTACGGCGATGCCCAGCTCTGCCTCGACCAGGCACGCGTGCTGGCCGACGAGCTGGAAGACGCCCACCTGCTGACCTATACGTTGTATTACACCGGCATTCTGGCCAACCGCCAGGGCGACTTGAACCGCAGCCGCGAGTTCTCCGAGCTGGCCGTCGCCACCGCCGAAGCCTCCGGCTGCAGCTACGATATCTGTCGCAGTCACTGGCAGCTGGGCAACCAGCACCTGCGTGCCGGCAAGTACGACATGGCGCTGAAATCCCTCAAGAAGTCCATCCGCATCGCCAAGCAGGCCGGTTACCAGGTGGAAACCGCCAAGTGTCTCAACGACTTCGCCTGGGCCTATTTCAAGACCGGCAAGCTGGCCGAAGCCAAGTCCTACGCCGAAGAAGCCATCATCACCGGACGCGACGCGGGCATGGACGCCGACAGCGCCCGCTTCCTGGACACCCTCGAGCAGATCAGCGCCCACATCAACGACTTCTACGAAGAAGAGAAACTCATCGCCGAGCTCGAACGCGAGAGCGCGCGCGACTTCGAGATCGTGGGGTACAGCGAGGCGATTTCCATCGTGACCCAGGCCATCCGCACCTTCGGTCCCTGCAACGACCCGATCCTGATCCTGGGCGAAACGGGTACCGGCAAGGAACTGGTGACCCGGGCCCTCTTCGACGCCAGCCCGCGCCACAAGGGCATGTTCTTCAAGCGCAATTGTGCGGCGATTCCCGAGAACCTGATCGAGTCCGAGCTCTTCGGCCATGTCAAGGGAGCGTTCACGGGCGCCACCAGCGACCGCAAGGGCATCTTCGAGCAGGCCGACGGCGGTGTGCTGTTCCTGGACGAGATCGGGGAAATGCCGCTGAACCTGCAGAGCAAGCTGCTGCGGGTGCTGGAGTACGGCGAGTTCTACCGTCTGGGCTCTCCGGATCTGATCAAAGTGGACGTGCGCATTTTCGCTGCCACCAACAAGGATCTGGCCGATGAAGTGCGCGCGGGCAATTTCCGCGAAGATCTGTACTACCGCCTGAACACCATCCGCATCGACCTGCCGCCCCTGCGCGAGCGGCGCGAGGACATTGCCGTGCTGGTGAATCACTTTCTCTTCGCCCTGAACGAGGAATACGACAAGTACTACAAGGTGCTCACCACGGACGCCCTTCAGACGCTCGAGAGCTACAACTTCGCCGGCAACATCCGCGAACTGAAGAACATCATCCGTGCGGCCTACCTGACCAGCAAGGGCCGCCAGATCACCGCCGAGGATGTGCAGCGCTACTTCCAGAAGCCAAGCCGGCGACAGGTGGCCCAGACCCAGACTGCCGCCCCCGTGCTTGATCTTGAACTGGACGAGGAAGACGACACCACCGCCAGCCACGCTCCGGCGCGCGATGAGAAGAACGTGGTGCCCTTCGAGAACCGCGAACTGGTGGACCAGACCAGCCTCAAGGAGCATGTACTCTCGGCCGAACGGGATTACCTGCTGAAGATTCTCAAGCAATGCGATTCGGTGAACAAGGCCTGCAGCGTGCTCAAGATCAGCCGGCCCACGTTCTACCAGAAGCTCAAGTCCCACGGGATCTCGCTGTCGAACAAGCGCCTGGTCTGA
- a CDS encoding DUF2817 domain-containing protein, whose protein sequence is MRHATSLLAILAFQAIAMATVPFGNRTPFSVDTLSPAQLQELALARVDVDHWNGGAWTLWLSPEEQSDLIARGYALTAIPNPVEEAWREWISRPADPLRDNLTYRTYTELTTELQGWASSHPEICQLYSIGTSVQGRELWVLNISDNPGMDEDEPEIKLVSTMHGDEVVGTVLLLNLIEDLIEGYGTDTRLSRIVDEMDLHVLVLMNPDGMQSGSRYNAHGVDLNRNFPDRIDDPVNTTAGREPETAAVMQWTWDHDFDLSCNYHGGAVVANYGWDGNLSGQDVYTIAPDDELFIDLALTYSSQYPTMYNSLAFDQGITNGADWYVIYGGMQDWCYLWEGGVDITLEVSQVKWPSENTLPGFWNSNRESMLRFVEYGLKGIRGIVRDADSQLPVEATVRLQGIDSNTFSSAGLGDYHRLCVPGTYTLEVSAPGYAPAVVSGISVGSGDATVVDVELQFIGLPQQILLDDFSADGGWTLQGLWAIGAAIAGGGEHGNPDPATDTSPGTDNQLLGYAIGGDYENSLGSTFWATSPVWDLSGWQQVQLDFNRFLGLERNLYDHGYLQAFNGSAWITLWENGSTSITDAGWNPQVFDLSAIADGNSQFQLRFGMGRTDSAWRYCGWNVDDLTLSGYPVAGPLVSPALNILVNGTSVQLSWNAVPGASSYRIDAALEPGEAFLPLTSTVNTQLSLPGELSNWPRRVYKVVAQN, encoded by the coding sequence ATGCGACATGCTACCAGCCTGCTGGCGATTCTTGCCTTTCAGGCCATCGCCATGGCCACGGTTCCTTTCGGCAACCGTACTCCCTTCAGCGTGGACACCCTCAGTCCCGCCCAGCTTCAGGAACTGGCTCTGGCGCGCGTGGACGTGGATCACTGGAACGGAGGAGCCTGGACCCTTTGGCTGAGCCCCGAGGAGCAGAGCGACCTGATCGCGCGCGGTTATGCTCTCACCGCCATCCCCAATCCGGTCGAAGAGGCCTGGCGGGAATGGATCTCCCGACCCGCCGACCCCCTGCGCGACAATCTGACCTACCGGACGTATACCGAACTCACCACCGAATTGCAGGGCTGGGCCAGCAGTCATCCGGAAATCTGCCAGCTGTATTCCATCGGAACCAGCGTGCAGGGCCGCGAGCTCTGGGTGCTGAACATCAGCGACAATCCCGGTATGGACGAGGACGAGCCCGAAATCAAACTGGTCTCCACCATGCACGGCGATGAAGTCGTGGGCACGGTGCTCCTGCTCAACCTGATCGAGGACCTGATCGAAGGATACGGCACCGATACCCGGCTGAGCCGGATCGTGGACGAGATGGACCTGCACGTGCTGGTGCTGATGAACCCCGACGGCATGCAATCCGGCTCGCGCTACAACGCTCACGGCGTGGACCTGAACCGCAACTTCCCCGATCGCATCGACGACCCGGTGAACACCACCGCCGGGCGCGAGCCCGAGACGGCCGCCGTGATGCAGTGGACCTGGGACCATGATTTCGACCTGTCCTGCAACTACCATGGCGGAGCCGTGGTGGCCAACTACGGCTGGGACGGCAATCTCTCGGGGCAGGACGTATACACCATCGCCCCCGATGACGAACTCTTCATCGATCTGGCCCTGACCTACAGCAGCCAGTACCCGACCATGTACAACAGTCTGGCCTTCGACCAGGGCATTACCAACGGGGCCGACTGGTATGTGATCTACGGCGGCATGCAGGACTGGTGTTATCTCTGGGAAGGCGGGGTGGACATCACCCTCGAAGTCAGCCAGGTCAAGTGGCCCTCGGAGAACACCCTGCCCGGCTTCTGGAACAGCAATCGGGAATCCATGCTGCGTTTCGTGGAGTACGGCCTGAAGGGCATTCGCGGCATCGTGCGCGACGCCGACAGCCAGCTGCCCGTGGAAGCCACCGTGCGCCTGCAGGGCATCGACAGCAACACCTTCAGTTCGGCCGGGCTGGGCGACTACCATCGTCTGTGTGTGCCCGGTACCTACACGCTGGAAGTCAGCGCACCGGGCTATGCTCCTGCGGTGGTCAGCGGAATCAGCGTCGGCAGCGGTGACGCCACCGTGGTGGACGTGGAGCTGCAGTTCATCGGCCTGCCCCAGCAGATTCTGCTGGATGATTTCTCGGCCGACGGGGGCTGGACTCTGCAAGGGCTCTGGGCCATCGGCGCGGCAATCGCTGGTGGGGGCGAGCACGGCAATCCGGATCCGGCCACCGACACCAGTCCCGGTACGGACAATCAGCTGCTGGGATACGCCATCGGTGGCGACTACGAGAACAGTCTGGGCAGCACCTTCTGGGCCACCTCGCCCGTGTGGGACCTGTCCGGCTGGCAGCAGGTGCAGCTGGACTTCAATCGCTTCCTCGGCCTGGAACGCAACCTCTACGACCACGGCTATCTGCAGGCCTTCAATGGCAGCGCCTGGATCACGCTCTGGGAGAATGGCAGCACCAGCATCACGGACGCTGGCTGGAATCCGCAGGTGTTCGATCTCTCGGCCATCGCGGATGGCAACTCCCAGTTCCAGTTGCGCTTCGGCATGGGCCGCACCGACAGTGCCTGGCGTTATTGCGGCTGGAACGTGGACGACCTGACCCTGAGTGGCTATCCGGTGGCAGGCCCCCTGGTCAGCCCCGCCCTGAACATTCTGGTCAACGGGACAAGTGTCCAGCTGAGCTGGAACGCGGTCCCGGGGGCCAGTTCGTACCGTATCGATGCGGCTCTGGAACCCGGTGAGGCGTTCCTGCCGCTGACGAGCACGGTGAATACCCAGCTCAGCCTGCCCGGCGAATTGAGCAATTGGCCAAGGCGCGTCTACAAGGTCGTCGCCCAGAACTGA
- a CDS encoding RNA-binding S4 domain-containing protein: protein MTDRERTSGEKPQPEVRLDKWLQVARIYKTRTQSGEAITAGHVKMDGANAKASRILKPGDQIEVRKGSRRLYLTVLALEPKPVAKEKARELYSVREEHENLDGLSPEQQQYVKLMRSMDRAQEASRKGQGRPTKRDRRDIEKTRGR from the coding sequence ATGACGGACAGGGAACGCACGTCCGGGGAAAAGCCGCAGCCCGAGGTGCGGCTGGACAAGTGGCTGCAGGTGGCCCGGATCTACAAGACGCGCACCCAGAGTGGCGAGGCGATCACCGCAGGGCATGTCAAGATGGATGGAGCCAACGCCAAGGCCTCCCGCATTCTCAAGCCGGGAGACCAGATCGAGGTGCGCAAGGGCAGCCGTCGACTGTACCTGACCGTGCTGGCGCTGGAACCCAAACCCGTGGCCAAGGAGAAAGCTCGCGAGCTGTACAGCGTGCGCGAGGAACACGAGAATCTGGACGGTCTCAGCCCCGAGCAGCAGCAATACGTCAAGCTGATGCGCTCGATGGACCGCGCCCAGGAAGCCAGTCGCAAGGGCCAGGGTCGCCCCACCAAGCGCGACCGCCGCGACATCGAGAAAACTCGGGGCCGCTGA
- the alr gene encoding alanine racemase, producing MLDGYSFESDGSLPLRPTRVQVDLQALTRNFARLARASGLGPAGLYPVVKANAYGHGILPVSQALEAAGAGGLAVGFLEEGILLRRAGLRLPILVMGGLVDYQIREYLDHDLEFTVSSLHKAEQIQAVLSQDPELAGRRAPVHLKVDVDMERIGVHAANAPAFIEKAAGLDRLEIRGVYSHLANADSADRRLLEQPLAVFLELESRCRGLLPAGCRWHLGNSLGCLRLARQSAGRLELARPGLLLYGVWPEQGMELELPELEPVLGWTSRVVYYKGVAAGQGISYGHRYRPGRDTRVVTVPVGYGDGYRRAMSGKAQVLIRGRRYPVAGSICMDQLMVDLGPDGTAYNGDEVVLVGRQGQQEIRIEELASWADTIPWEILTGISQRVPRFSA from the coding sequence ATGCTGGACGGTTACTCCTTCGAGAGCGATGGCTCGCTGCCGCTCAGACCCACGCGCGTGCAGGTGGACCTGCAGGCCCTCACCCGCAACTTCGCCCGGCTGGCCCGCGCCAGCGGTCTGGGACCCGCTGGATTGTATCCCGTGGTGAAGGCCAACGCCTATGGCCATGGCATACTGCCTGTGAGCCAGGCTCTGGAAGCCGCCGGGGCTGGCGGGCTGGCCGTCGGTTTCCTCGAGGAGGGCATTCTGCTGCGCCGGGCGGGCCTGCGGCTGCCGATTCTGGTGATGGGTGGGTTGGTGGATTACCAGATCCGCGAGTATCTGGATCACGACCTGGAGTTCACCGTGTCGTCCCTGCACAAGGCGGAGCAGATCCAGGCCGTCCTCAGCCAGGATCCGGAACTGGCCGGGCGCAGGGCCCCCGTGCACCTGAAAGTGGATGTGGACATGGAGCGCATCGGCGTGCATGCGGCCAACGCGCCGGCCTTCATCGAAAAGGCCGCCGGTCTGGATCGGCTGGAGATCCGCGGCGTGTACAGCCATCTGGCCAATGCCGACTCGGCCGATCGTCGACTGCTCGAACAGCCCCTTGCCGTTTTCCTTGAGCTGGAATCCCGCTGCCGGGGTCTGCTGCCCGCTGGCTGCCGCTGGCACCTGGGCAACTCGCTGGGCTGCCTCCGGCTGGCCCGCCAGAGTGCCGGGCGTCTGGAACTGGCTCGCCCCGGACTGCTGCTCTACGGGGTCTGGCCCGAGCAGGGGATGGAGCTCGAGCTTCCGGAACTGGAACCCGTACTGGGCTGGACCTCCCGAGTGGTGTACTACAAGGGTGTTGCCGCCGGCCAGGGCATTTCCTACGGACACCGCTACCGGCCCGGGCGTGATACGCGCGTGGTGACCGTGCCCGTCGGGTATGGAGACGGCTATCGCCGTGCCATGAGCGGCAAGGCCCAGGTCCTGATCCGGGGGCGCCGCTATCCGGTGGCGGGCAGTATCTGCATGGACCAGCTGATGGTGGACCTGGGGCCCGACGGCACAGCCTACAATGGCGACGAGGTGGTGCTGGTGGGGCGCCAGGGCCAGCAGGAAATCCGCATCGAGGAACTGGCGTCCTGGGCGGATACGATTCCCTGGGAGATCCTCACCGGCATCAGCCAGCGCGTCCCACGATTCTCGGCCTGA